From the genome of Cryptococcus neoformans var. grubii H99 chromosome 11, complete sequence:
GTTTTGTGGGGCTACGGGGGAGATGCAAAACTGATCACTGAAGGACCGCCGATGAGTGCGAAGCAATAAGATGAGGCGCAAGCAACCGTGACGTAAGCTGAGAACCAAAATGATCGTCGGGTCGATGATCCCATTACTAAGACAGATGGTGCTGTGGCAATATTATTATCCATCATTTCCTTTCTGTTTCTACTTTTAACAACATAAATAAACTAGACCCGGAGAACCAAAAACGAAGATAATCAGATGTTACCCCTCTATAAAACTTCTATCGTTCTATTGTATTTCTCTTTCTATTTCTCCGCATTTACCTTTGCTTCAATAGATACCTCGTCTGAGAAATGGTGAACCTCCTATCAAGGAAAAAGTAGTCAGCATACCGTTCTCTTTTCAAAGCACAAGCAGAACGGAAACGAACATAAAGAACGTGAACTCACTAATTCCGGGGAAGAGTCGCTCCTCCGCCCCTCTTTTGCCCGCTTCTCGTCCCAGATGTAAAGCGACTTCCAGACAAGCATGATCACGCCTCCCACCACGGAGCAGACACCGCACACGATGAGACCGTCTTTGTATCGAGGGGCATCCTGGGCTTTGAAGACGTTGGAACCGGCGAAGCCTGCCATTTGGATGAAGGCGACGCTAAATTAAAGAGGTCGGTCAGCTGGAGAGTTCGAGAAGATGTAGACAGTGAGAGGGAACGTACTAGGTGGCCAAAGCGATAGGTCGTCGTCGTTCGTCAAACTTGCTGCTGACCCACGACTATCAATCATATTAGCAGGATGACTTCGTATAGCTTCTAAACGGCGGACTTACAGCGTTAATAGCTTGCCCACAACCCATAGTACCAGCGGTTAAAAGATAACCTCCGTACAGGACTCTCTTGCCAGCGGAGTCGGGGGCGAGAGCAAGCCAAAGACAACCGGCACAAGAGAGCGCCATGGCGGTGAAGATGTGGATACCACGTTCGCGGAAACGATCGGAGCTCCACGCGAGGGAGACAGAGTAGACGAGACCGATGGCGGAGGCGGGAGCGGCCATACCGTTCTACAAAGATTTTAGTGGGAGCTTGGCATTATTGAGAGTGAAGAGACGTACGGCGGTGAAGCCAGAGTAGCCGAGAGATTGAATGACCTTAGGACCGTAAGTGTTGATGGGAGTTAATATGATACTATATCACGAGTCAGCGGCGCTCTTAATAGATGACGTAGTGCAAGATATTCacgaagaaaggaaggcggCAGCACAATGACCCCAAAGTCTCCAGTCTACAAATGTATCCTTGATATCAACGAGAGTAATCTTCGAGCCTCGACCGAAGGCCTTCTTGGGATCGTCGGCGAGTATACGAGCAGAGAGAACTTGAGCATCACGAGAGTTGAGGACagggatgaggagagatCGACCGCCGTCCAAGGGGCTTGCAGGGAGGTAGAGCAAAGCGAAGATGGCGACACCCATGGTCATAGCACCCTCTGAATATATCAATTAGCTTATTTATGAATGGTAAGCTGAAGACGTTATAACCTACCAATAGCGAAGAGGTACTGCCATCCATGCCAGCCATGCTTCTCGTGGAGACCTTCGAGAATACCAAGAGCGAGAGGGCCAGAAACCATACCAGCTAACAGCGCGATAGGCATTGGTTCGGAATAAATATAACTCGACTTACCAAAACTGTTGGCAGCCCAGAAAATGGCCAATCTGAGACTGAGTTCATCGTTTCGGTAGAATCGGGTGATGTACCAGGCCATGCCGGGGATAAAACCAGCCTAAAATACGATCAAGGCCAGTCAGAGCACTGGAAGGCTTCTGAGACAGGAACATCGTGACTTACCTCACCACAAGCCAAAAGGAATC
Proteins encoded in this window:
- a CDS encoding tartrate transporter, whose product is MITSSSPIDDQSLMSEVKSEEHFQLDEIDYSPEDEARAVRKVDFLVLPAIVFCFLMLQFDRTNLGNAQTDATFLPTVGITTSNINIGQTLFTLGFVLFELPSNMLAKILGPHRWVPCIIFIWGLITLCQAFLTSKGGFYATRFLLACGEAGFIPGMAWYITRFYRNDELSLRLAIFWAANSFAGMVSGPLALGILEGLHEKHGWHGWQYLFAIEGAMTMGVAIFALLYLPASPLDGGRSLLIPVLNSRDAQVLSARILADDPKKAFGRGSKITLVDIKDTFVDWRLWGHCAAAFLSSIILTPINTYGPKVIQSLGYSGFTANGMAAPASAIGLVYSVSLAWSSDRFRERGIHIFTAMALSCAGCLWLALAPDSAGKRVLYGGYLLTAGTMGCGQAINASWVSSKFDERRRPIALATYVAFIQMAGFAGSNVFKAQDAPRYKDGLIVCGVCSVVGGVIMLVWKSLYIWDEKRAKEGRRSDSSPELEVHHFSDEVSIEAKVNAEK
- a CDS encoding tartrate transporter, variant, which produces MITSSSPIDDQSLMSEVKSEEHFQLDEIDYSPEDEARAVRKVDFLVLPAIVFCFLMLQFDRTNLGNAQTDATFLPTVGITTSNINIGQTLFTLGFVLFELPSNMLAKILGPHRWVPCIIFIWGLITLCQAFLTSKGGFYATRFLLACGEAGFIPGMAWYITRFYRNDELSLRLAIFWAANSFAGMVSGPLALGILEGLHEKHGWHGWQYLFAIEGAMTMGVAIFALLYLPASPLDGGRSLLIPVLNSRDAQVLSARILADDPKKAFGRGSKITLVDIKDTFVDWRLWGHCAAAFLSSIILTPINTYGPKVIQSLGYSGFTANGMAAPASAIGLVYSVSLAWSSDRFRERGIHIFTAMALSCAGCLWLALAPDSAGKRVLYGGYLLTAGTMGCGQAINASWVSSKFDERRRPIALATYVAFIQMAGFAGSNVFKAQDAPRYKDGLIVCGVCSVVGGVIMLVWKSLYIWDEKRAKEGRRSDSSPELVSSRSL